One window of the Amycolatopsis mediterranei genome contains the following:
- a CDS encoding ABC1 kinase family protein gives MDILLGLLTLPLYVLLLWPLVAAARRVLGVRIGAVRALCAAAFGWLVAGSIAQAFPGSLLHHGGAALGLLIPLAGSAFLAALIFLFVAEMAFPHGIGLGRLRGRLSRARRYAQISRIAVKHGLGRYLTGRREPGLAPGRHAKLARSLRRALEEGGVTFVKLGQLLSTRADLLPPVFADELGRLQDRVAPAPADAVRALLADELGGSPDDVFAEFDPEPLAAASVAQVYRAKLRSGEDVVVKVQRPGVREQAERDIAILRRVAAACEDRADWARTLGVTELADGFAAALAEELDFTIEARNIGAIAATGSPDVGLPKVHKGLSTDRVLVMSRLAGRPLTAAKDALPAAERKRLARSLLRCLLDQVMIGGVFHADPHPGNLMLLSDGRLGLLDFGSVGRLDSGLRGGLQNLLLALDRGDPAGLRDGLLEIVDRTGEIDEQRLERALGALVARHFGPGRTPDLDLFTGLFRVVADFRLSVPPPVAAVFRALATVEGTLAALDPGFDVVAESRAFAVEQVGAGLRPGSLGRTAVGELTALLPVLRRIPRRIDRIGAALEEGRLSVNVRLFSDERDRDVVTGLVHEALLAFVGAATGLMAVFLLTGSGGPRIAADLTLHQVFGYNLLVISALVGLRLLFVVFRRSGRPSRSAR, from the coding sequence ATGGACATCTTGCTGGGCCTGCTGACCCTCCCCCTGTACGTGCTCCTGCTGTGGCCGCTCGTCGCCGCGGCCCGGCGCGTGCTCGGCGTCCGGATCGGTGCCGTGCGCGCCCTGTGCGCCGCCGCGTTCGGGTGGCTCGTCGCCGGGAGCATCGCGCAGGCCTTCCCCGGTTCGCTGCTGCACCACGGCGGCGCGGCCCTCGGCCTGCTGATCCCGTTGGCGGGCAGCGCTTTCCTCGCGGCCCTCATCTTCCTGTTCGTCGCCGAGATGGCATTCCCCCACGGCATCGGGCTCGGCCGGCTGCGGGGCCGGCTCTCCCGCGCCCGCCGGTACGCGCAGATCAGCCGGATCGCGGTCAAGCACGGCCTCGGCCGTTACCTGACCGGCCGCCGCGAACCCGGCCTCGCGCCGGGGCGGCACGCCAAGCTCGCGCGGTCCCTGCGCCGCGCGCTGGAAGAGGGCGGGGTGACGTTCGTGAAACTCGGCCAGCTGCTCTCCACCCGCGCGGACCTGCTGCCCCCGGTGTTCGCCGACGAGCTCGGCCGGCTGCAGGACCGGGTTGCGCCCGCCCCCGCCGACGCCGTGCGGGCGCTGCTGGCCGACGAACTCGGCGGCTCCCCCGACGACGTCTTCGCCGAGTTCGACCCCGAACCGCTGGCCGCCGCGTCGGTGGCGCAGGTCTACCGCGCGAAGCTGCGCAGTGGCGAAGACGTCGTGGTCAAGGTCCAGCGGCCGGGTGTGCGGGAGCAGGCCGAACGCGACATCGCCATCCTCCGGCGCGTCGCCGCGGCGTGCGAGGACCGCGCGGACTGGGCGCGGACACTCGGCGTCACCGAACTGGCCGACGGGTTCGCCGCCGCGCTGGCCGAAGAACTCGACTTCACCATCGAAGCCCGCAACATCGGCGCCATCGCGGCCACCGGCTCCCCGGACGTCGGGCTGCCGAAGGTCCACAAAGGACTCTCCACCGACCGCGTGCTGGTCATGTCCCGGCTGGCCGGCCGGCCACTCACCGCGGCGAAGGACGCGCTGCCCGCGGCCGAGCGCAAGCGGTTGGCGCGCTCGCTCCTGCGCTGCCTGCTCGACCAGGTGATGATCGGCGGCGTCTTCCACGCCGACCCCCACCCGGGCAACCTCATGCTGCTGAGCGACGGCCGTCTCGGCCTGCTCGACTTCGGCTCGGTCGGCCGGCTCGACAGCGGCCTGCGCGGCGGCCTGCAGAACCTCCTGCTCGCCCTGGACCGCGGCGACCCGGCGGGCCTGCGCGACGGGCTGCTCGAAATCGTCGACCGCACCGGCGAAATCGACGAACAGCGCCTCGAACGCGCCCTCGGCGCCCTGGTCGCCCGGCACTTCGGTCCCGGCCGCACCCCCGACCTCGACCTGTTCACCGGCCTGTTCCGGGTGGTCGCGGACTTCCGGCTCAGCGTGCCACCGCCGGTGGCCGCGGTGTTCCGCGCGCTGGCCACGGTCGAGGGCACCCTGGCCGCGCTGGATCCCGGCTTCGACGTCGTCGCCGAGTCCCGCGCGTTCGCTGTCGAGCAGGTCGGCGCCGGGCTGCGGCCGGGCTCGCTCGGCCGCACGGCGGTCGGCGAGCTGACGGCGCTGCTGCCGGTGCTGCGCCGCATCCCCCGCCGCATCGACCGGATCGGCGCGGCGCTGGAGGAGGGCCGGCTGTCGGTGAACGTCCGGCTGTTCTCCGACGAACGCGACCGCGACGTCGTCACCGGCCTGGTCCACGAAGCCCTGCTGGCCTTCGTCGGCGCGGCGACCGGGCTGATGGCCGTGTTCCTGCTGACCGGCTCGGGCGGGCCGCGGATCGCCGCGGACCTGACGCTGCACCAGGTGTTCGGCTACAACCTGCTGGTGATCAGTGCCCTGGTGGGCCTGCGGCTGCTCTTCGTCGTCTTCCGGCGGTCCGGACGACCGTCACGATCAGCCCGGTGA
- a CDS encoding YnfA family protein, whose amino-acid sequence MVLRSIVLFLAAAVCEIGGAWLIWQGIREHRGLLWIGGGVVALGVYGFVATLQPDAHFGRILAAYGGVFVAGSLAWGVVADGYRPDRYDVIGALLCLAGVAVIMYAPRTG is encoded by the coding sequence GTGGTCCTGCGGTCGATCGTCCTGTTCCTGGCCGCGGCGGTGTGCGAGATCGGCGGCGCCTGGCTGATCTGGCAAGGCATCCGCGAACACCGGGGTCTGCTGTGGATCGGCGGCGGGGTGGTGGCACTGGGCGTGTACGGCTTCGTGGCGACCCTCCAGCCGGACGCCCACTTCGGCCGCATCCTCGCCGCGTACGGCGGGGTGTTCGTGGCGGGCTCGCTGGCCTGGGGCGTGGTCGCGGACGGCTACCGCCCCGACCGCTACGACGTCATCGGCGCCTTGCTGTGCCTGGCCGGGGTCGCGGTGATCATGTACGCGCCTCGCACCGGGTAA
- a CDS encoding sensor histidine kinase has protein sequence MRIFGPLTSKATYRRWVYLVLGGAISVPYLLFSAVAVPSLFPFVTTPDRAVAVGGLLTLAVLAGTAFLPAVHVLESTAVRELLDDPVPDAPAKPHTRQGRLRAAVMFVLHVGAGFVVSFFSLAAPVAIGLSISAVFTGELFRTGEGDAVTVPAGWASVWLPVVLLFGLVLLIYAVSVVGGLLRRAATGLLGTTAADRIARLERRTEQLAERNRLARELHDSVGHALSVVTVQAGAARRTLRTDPDFTERALGAIEESARTALDDLDHVLGLLREETAGRTPLPTLTALPALLETTRLAGTDVTAELGGDLAAVPPVVSREVYRILQECLTNAVRHAGRVPVTVVVGVAAHELRARVANPLGSGARRSGGGRGLRGMAERVAVLGGELSAGPVDGQWEVVVRVPWGSGR, from the coding sequence GTGCGCATCTTCGGGCCCCTGACGAGCAAGGCGACCTACCGCCGCTGGGTCTACCTCGTCCTCGGTGGCGCCATCAGCGTGCCCTACCTGCTGTTCTCCGCGGTCGCCGTGCCGTCGCTGTTTCCCTTCGTCACCACGCCGGACCGGGCCGTCGCCGTCGGCGGGCTGCTCACCCTGGCCGTGCTGGCCGGGACCGCCTTCCTGCCCGCCGTCCACGTCCTGGAGTCCACCGCCGTCCGCGAGCTGCTCGACGACCCGGTGCCGGACGCGCCCGCGAAACCGCACACCCGCCAAGGCCGGCTGCGCGCCGCGGTGATGTTCGTGCTGCACGTCGGGGCCGGGTTCGTCGTCAGCTTCTTCAGCCTCGCCGCCCCCGTCGCGATCGGGCTGTCGATCAGCGCCGTCTTCACCGGGGAACTCTTCCGGACCGGCGAGGGCGACGCCGTCACCGTGCCGGCCGGCTGGGCCTCGGTGTGGCTGCCGGTGGTTCTCCTGTTCGGCCTGGTCCTGCTGATCTACGCCGTCAGCGTGGTCGGCGGGCTGCTGCGCCGGGCGGCGACCGGGCTGCTCGGGACCACCGCCGCCGACCGGATCGCCCGGCTCGAACGGCGGACCGAGCAGCTCGCCGAACGCAACCGCCTGGCCCGGGAGCTGCACGACTCGGTCGGGCACGCGCTGAGCGTCGTCACCGTCCAGGCGGGCGCCGCCCGGCGGACGCTGCGCACCGACCCCGACTTCACCGAGCGGGCGCTGGGCGCCATCGAGGAGTCCGCCCGCACCGCGCTCGACGACCTCGACCACGTCCTCGGTCTGCTGCGGGAGGAGACGGCCGGCCGGACGCCGCTGCCGACGCTCACGGCGCTGCCCGCCCTGCTCGAAACGACCCGGCTCGCCGGCACCGACGTCACCGCCGAGCTCGGTGGCGACCTGGCCGCCGTGCCGCCGGTGGTGTCGCGCGAGGTCTACCGGATCCTGCAGGAATGCCTGACCAACGCGGTGCGCCACGCCGGTAGGGTCCCGGTGACGGTGGTCGTCGGCGTCGCGGCGCACGAGCTGCGCGCACGGGTCGCCAACCCGTTGGGGAGCGGCGCTCGCCGGTCCGGGGGCGGCCGGGGCCTGCGCGGGATGGCCGAACGGGTGGCGGTGCTGGGTGGGGAGCTGTCGGCCGGGCCGGTCGACGGGCAGTGGGAGGTCGTGGTGCGGGTGCCGTGGGGGAGCGGGCGATGA
- a CDS encoding DUF4184 family protein produces MPFTLSHPAAVLPLARRPLVPSALVAGSVAPDVFWFVPRLHSVGLTETHEFTAVLWLDPLIALVLLAVFQVLLKRPLLALAPGPLAGRLPRRFDWRKPGWIALSLVLGAATHVGWDAFTHESGGPAFLRTPLVTGVDVGRLIQLISTIVGAAILAWWLWRWYRTAPVTPAPSGIRHRKTVAAFLAAGTLTGGLLEALPFLAHHDPMTRADVAGNATYLLVTGACSGFVVALVLYALAWHARYGALYTKRATSEGDPLD; encoded by the coding sequence GTGCCGTTCACACTGAGTCATCCTGCCGCTGTGCTCCCCCTGGCGCGACGACCGCTGGTGCCCTCGGCGCTCGTCGCCGGGTCGGTCGCGCCGGACGTCTTCTGGTTCGTACCGCGGCTCCACAGTGTGGGCCTGACGGAGACCCACGAGTTCACCGCGGTCCTCTGGCTGGACCCGCTCATCGCGCTCGTCCTGCTGGCCGTGTTCCAGGTGCTGCTGAAGCGGCCGCTCCTGGCGCTGGCACCCGGCCCGCTCGCCGGACGGCTCCCCCGCCGCTTCGACTGGCGGAAGCCGGGCTGGATCGCGCTTTCGCTGGTGCTCGGCGCCGCCACGCACGTCGGCTGGGACGCCTTCACCCACGAAAGCGGCGGGCCGGCGTTCTTGCGGACCCCGCTCGTCACCGGCGTCGACGTCGGCCGGCTCATCCAGCTGATCAGCACGATCGTCGGCGCCGCGATCCTCGCCTGGTGGCTGTGGCGCTGGTACCGCACCGCCCCCGTCACACCGGCACCGTCGGGCATCCGCCACCGCAAGACCGTCGCCGCGTTCCTGGCGGCAGGCACGCTCACCGGCGGGCTCCTCGAAGCGCTGCCGTTCCTGGCCCACCACGACCCGATGACCCGCGCCGACGTGGCCGGCAACGCGACCTACCTGCTCGTCACGGGCGCCTGCAGCGGGTTCGTCGTCGCGCTCGTGCTCTACGCGCTGGCCTGGCACGCGCGGTATGGGGCGTTATACACCAAGCGGGCCACCTCGGAAGGTGACCCGCTCGACTAA
- a CDS encoding response regulator has product MSVRVLLVDDEPLIRAGLRAIVDSEAGLSVVGEAADGAEVPGLVARLRPDVVLMDVRMPAVDGIRATTHLMSTVDEPPKVIVVTTFENDDYVYDALVAGASGFLLKRARPEEIVAAIRTVVAGESLLFPAAIRRLAAQHAPAPAGDGLASAGLTERERDVLRLVAAGLSNVEIASELYVGVQTVKTHVGNVLAKLGARDRTQAVIRAYDSGFVTPSR; this is encoded by the coding sequence ATGAGTGTGCGGGTGCTGCTGGTCGACGACGAGCCGCTGATCCGGGCCGGGCTCCGGGCGATCGTCGACAGCGAAGCCGGCTTGAGCGTGGTCGGCGAGGCCGCCGACGGCGCGGAGGTGCCCGGGCTGGTGGCCCGGCTGCGCCCCGACGTCGTGCTGATGGACGTGCGGATGCCCGCGGTCGACGGGATCCGGGCCACCACCCACCTGATGTCCACTGTGGACGAGCCGCCGAAGGTGATCGTGGTGACCACCTTCGAAAACGACGACTACGTCTACGACGCACTCGTCGCGGGGGCCAGCGGTTTCCTGCTCAAGCGCGCCCGGCCGGAGGAGATCGTCGCGGCCATCCGGACCGTCGTGGCCGGCGAATCGCTGCTGTTCCCGGCGGCGATCCGCCGGCTGGCCGCCCAGCACGCCCCGGCCCCGGCCGGTGACGGCCTGGCCTCGGCCGGGCTGACCGAACGCGAGCGCGACGTGCTGCGGCTGGTGGCCGCCGGACTGTCCAATGTGGAGATCGCGAGCGAGCTGTACGTGGGTGTCCAGACGGTGAAGACCCACGTGGGCAACGTGCTCGCGAAGCTGGGCGCGCGGGATCGCACCCAGGCGGTGATCCGGGCGTACGACTCGGGCTTCGTGACGCCGTCGCGCTGA
- a CDS encoding metal-sulfur cluster assembly factor: protein MTEDTATDAREGRTAADLDAETTATQDLDLAKLEDVEEAMRDVVDPELGINVVDLGLVYDIRVEPDNTATIDMTLTSAACPLTDVIEDQTSAALTSGGLVKDFRINWVWMPPWGPEKITEDGREQLRALGFTV from the coding sequence ATGACCGAAGACACCGCCACCGACGCGCGCGAGGGCCGCACGGCCGCCGATCTCGACGCCGAAACCACCGCGACGCAGGACCTCGACCTCGCCAAGCTCGAGGACGTCGAGGAAGCCATGCGCGACGTCGTCGACCCGGAGCTCGGCATCAACGTCGTCGACCTCGGGCTGGTCTACGACATCCGCGTCGAGCCGGACAACACCGCGACCATCGACATGACGCTGACGTCCGCGGCCTGCCCGCTGACCGACGTCATCGAGGACCAGACGTCGGCGGCGCTGACGTCGGGCGGCCTGGTCAAGGACTTCCGGATCAACTGGGTCTGGATGCCGCCGTGGGGCCCGGAGAAGATCACCGAGGACGGCCGCGAGCAGCTGCGCGCCCTCGGCTTCACCGTCTGA
- the sufU gene encoding Fe-S cluster assembly sulfur transfer protein SufU has translation MNLESMYQEIILDHYKHPHGRGLREEFDAESFQVNPTCGDEVTLRVKLDDGKVADVSYDGQGCSISQASTSVMTDLVVGHTVEEAFTTMDAFVELMQGKGKVEPDEDVLEDGVAFAGVAKYPARVKCALLGWMAFKDAVARTTSGAEKA, from the coding sequence GTGAACTTGGAGAGCATGTACCAGGAGATCATCCTGGACCACTACAAGCACCCGCACGGGCGCGGCCTGCGCGAGGAGTTCGACGCCGAGTCGTTCCAGGTCAACCCGACCTGCGGCGACGAGGTGACGCTGCGGGTGAAGCTCGACGACGGGAAGGTCGCCGACGTCTCCTACGACGGCCAGGGCTGCTCGATCAGCCAGGCGTCGACGTCGGTCATGACGGACCTGGTCGTCGGGCACACCGTCGAGGAGGCATTCACCACCATGGACGCCTTCGTGGAACTGATGCAGGGCAAGGGAAAGGTCGAGCCGGACGAGGACGTGCTGGAGGACGGGGTCGCCTTCGCGGGCGTCGCCAAGTACCCCGCCCGCGTGAAGTGCGCCCTCCTCGGCTGGATGGCTTTCAAGGACGCCGTCGCCCGGACCACCAGTGGAGCTGAGAAAGCATGA
- a CDS encoding snapalysin family zinc-dependent metalloprotease translates to MNGRVMGRVAALVIAAPLALGLATAPAASAAAVTTLYYSSSGAPDYLAQIDQGAANWNAAVTDVKLVKRNTSATIVFHEIHSGGSYTNTNGHGRGQIYLDTSQVAEGFDPTRIAAHELGHNLGLPDHYSGPCTELMSGHGPGTACKNAKPSAAEAAKVQSLWVNGLVAQAAAENRAVAY, encoded by the coding sequence ATGAACGGACGCGTGATGGGCCGGGTGGCGGCGTTGGTCATTGCGGCCCCGCTGGCCCTGGGCTTGGCCACCGCCCCGGCCGCCTCGGCGGCGGCTGTCACGACGCTGTACTACAGCTCTTCGGGCGCGCCGGACTACCTCGCCCAGATCGACCAGGGCGCGGCCAACTGGAACGCCGCGGTCACCGACGTGAAGCTGGTCAAGCGGAACACGAGCGCCACCATCGTGTTCCACGAAATCCACAGCGGCGGCTCGTACACGAACACGAACGGCCACGGCCGCGGGCAGATCTACCTGGACACGAGCCAGGTGGCGGAAGGGTTCGACCCGACCCGCATCGCGGCGCACGAGCTGGGGCACAACCTGGGCCTGCCGGACCACTACAGCGGCCCGTGCACGGAGCTGATGTCCGGCCACGGCCCGGGCACGGCGTGCAAGAACGCGAAGCCGTCTGCGGCGGAAGCGGCGAAGGTGCAGTCCTTGTGGGTGAACGGATTGGTGGCCCAGGCGGCTGCCGAGAACCGCGCGGTCGCTTACTGA
- the lepB gene encoding signal peptidase I → MTELAFPPAPPDVPKRRWISPALVVCVIVTVLGIGGTVSGLGLMFFSYRSFTVPGSVMSPALKPGGSIVVRARRGEEVHRGDVVMFDRSAFAHPDSAGLSAFRVVAVAGDVVACCTGGQLSVDGRPISETYLSQDQYAHDSRATMPFLTRMHEGEVFVLGDERGKAMDSRFHGVVRLSGVDGFVVGTGGVFRPEPLPRTTAFTDAGLPGAPFDDRMYPALRWCLLGGAVVFFAGFTGLIVTVVRTAGRRRRAAAGPPGH, encoded by the coding sequence GTGACCGAACTCGCCTTCCCGCCCGCACCGCCTGACGTGCCGAAGCGGCGCTGGATCTCGCCCGCCCTCGTGGTGTGCGTCATCGTGACCGTGCTCGGCATCGGCGGCACGGTTTCCGGGCTGGGGCTGATGTTCTTCAGCTACCGGAGCTTTACGGTTCCGGGGTCGGTGATGAGCCCGGCGCTGAAGCCGGGCGGCTCGATCGTCGTGCGGGCCCGCCGGGGCGAGGAGGTCCACCGCGGGGACGTGGTGATGTTCGACCGCAGCGCGTTCGCCCATCCGGACAGTGCCGGTCTCAGCGCCTTCCGGGTCGTCGCGGTCGCCGGGGACGTCGTCGCCTGCTGCACCGGTGGGCAGCTGTCGGTGGACGGCCGGCCGATCAGCGAGACCTACCTCAGCCAGGACCAGTACGCCCACGACTCGAGGGCCACGATGCCGTTCCTCACCCGCATGCACGAAGGCGAGGTGTTCGTCCTGGGCGACGAGCGGGGGAAGGCCATGGACTCGCGCTTCCACGGGGTCGTCCGGCTGTCCGGGGTCGACGGGTTCGTGGTCGGCACCGGGGGCGTCTTCCGCCCGGAGCCACTGCCGCGCACCACCGCGTTCACCGACGCCGGCCTGCCGGGCGCGCCGTTCGACGACCGGATGTACCCCGCGCTGCGCTGGTGCCTGCTCGGCGGTGCGGTCGTCTTCTTCGCCGGCTTCACCGGGCTGATCGTGACGGTCGTCCGGACCGCCGGAAGACGACGAAGAGCAGCCGCAGGCCCACCAGGGCACTGA
- a CDS encoding VOC family protein: MTSVRQVQVTFDCAEPERVARFWCEVLGYELHSSGLACTDPTGVGPRLYFQRVPEGKVVKNRVHLDVRVGTGLVGEERLAALEAECARLEALGAKRLWLQKADEENESCLTMQDVEGNEFCLD, from the coding sequence ATGACGTCGGTCAGGCAGGTCCAGGTCACCTTCGACTGCGCGGAACCCGAGCGCGTCGCCCGGTTCTGGTGCGAGGTGCTGGGGTACGAGCTGCACAGCTCGGGCCTCGCCTGCACCGATCCCACGGGCGTGGGCCCGCGGCTGTACTTCCAGCGCGTGCCCGAAGGCAAGGTCGTGAAGAACCGCGTGCACCTCGACGTGCGGGTCGGCACCGGGCTCGTCGGTGAAGAGCGCCTTGCCGCGCTCGAGGCCGAGTGCGCGCGCCTGGAGGCGCTCGGCGCGAAACGCCTGTGGCTCCAGAAGGCGGACGAGGAGAACGAGTCGTGCCTGACGATGCAGGACGTCGAGGGCAATGAGTTCTGCCTCGACTGA
- a CDS encoding cysteine desulfurase, whose translation MTTTSASSVPLDVAALRADFPILSRTVRDGKPLVYLDSGATSQRPTAVFEAEREYVFTSNAAVHRGAHQLSEEATDAYESARAKIAEFVGADAEELVFTKNATEGINLVAYSMSNAATAGPEAARFVVGPGDEIVITEMEHHANLVPWQQLCQRTGATLKWFKVTPDGRLDLSDVDELITERTKVVAFAHQSNVLGTVNPVSLLVEKAKAVGALTVLDACQSVPHFAVDFHALGVDFAVFSGHKMLGPSGIGVLYGRTELLSAMPPFLTGGSMIEMVRMEGSTFAPPPQRFEAGVPMTSQAIGLGAAVDYLSAIGMDRVAAHEKELAAAALEGIGAIPGVRIIGPTDLADRGATVSFVIDGVHPHDAGQVLDSLGIAVRVGHHCAWPLHRACNAQATVRASFYLYNDLSEVDALVAGVREAQKFFGVSQ comes from the coding sequence ATGACCACCACCTCGGCCAGCTCTGTGCCACTCGACGTGGCGGCCCTCAGGGCCGACTTCCCCATCCTGTCGCGTACGGTCCGCGACGGGAAACCCTTGGTGTACCTGGACTCCGGGGCGACGTCGCAACGCCCGACCGCGGTGTTCGAGGCCGAACGCGAATACGTGTTCACGTCGAACGCCGCCGTCCACCGCGGTGCCCACCAGCTGTCCGAAGAGGCGACCGACGCCTACGAGTCCGCGCGCGCGAAGATCGCGGAGTTCGTCGGCGCCGACGCCGAGGAGCTGGTGTTCACGAAGAACGCGACCGAGGGCATCAACCTCGTCGCGTACTCGATGAGCAACGCCGCCACGGCCGGTCCCGAAGCTGCGCGTTTCGTCGTCGGCCCGGGTGACGAGATCGTCATCACCGAAATGGAGCACCACGCCAACCTCGTGCCGTGGCAGCAGCTGTGCCAGCGCACCGGGGCGACGCTGAAGTGGTTCAAGGTGACCCCTGATGGCCGCCTCGATCTGTCCGATGTGGACGAGCTGATCACCGAGCGCACCAAGGTGGTCGCGTTCGCGCACCAGTCCAACGTGCTCGGCACGGTCAACCCCGTCTCGCTGCTGGTCGAGAAGGCCAAGGCGGTCGGTGCGCTCACCGTGCTCGACGCCTGCCAGTCCGTTCCGCACTTCGCGGTCGACTTCCACGCCCTCGGCGTCGACTTCGCCGTGTTCTCCGGGCACAAGATGCTCGGCCCGTCCGGCATCGGCGTCCTTTATGGACGCACCGAGCTGCTGTCGGCGATGCCGCCGTTCCTCACCGGCGGGTCGATGATCGAGATGGTCCGCATGGAGGGCTCGACCTTCGCGCCGCCGCCGCAGCGGTTCGAGGCAGGCGTGCCGATGACGTCGCAGGCCATCGGTCTCGGTGCGGCCGTCGACTACCTCTCGGCCATCGGCATGGACCGCGTCGCGGCCCACGAGAAGGAGCTCGCCGCGGCGGCCCTCGAGGGCATCGGCGCCATCCCGGGCGTCCGGATCATCGGGCCGACGGACCTGGCGGACCGCGGCGCGACGGTGTCGTTCGTGATCGACGGCGTGCACCCGCACGACGCCGGCCAGGTGCTCGACAGCCTCGGCATCGCGGTCCGCGTCGGTCACCACTGCGCGTGGCCGCTGCACCGGGCCTGCAACGCGCAGGCGACCGTGCGCGCGTCGTTCTACCTCTACAACGACCTGTCCGAAGTGGACGCCCTGGTGGCCGGGGTCCGCGAGGCGCAGAAGTTCTTCGGGGTGAGCCAGTGA
- the sufC gene encoding Fe-S cluster assembly ATPase SufC, which yields MATLEIKDLHASVTTEEGAKEILKGVNLTIKSGETHAIMGPNGSGKSTLSYAIAGHPKYQVTSGEVLLDGENVLEMSVDERARAGLFLAMQYPVEVPGVSMSNFLRTAATAVRGEAPKLRHWVKEVKEEMGKLEISQEFAERSVNEGFSGGEKKRHEILQLALLKPKFAILDETDSGLDVDALRIVSQGVNEYKANGEVGVMLITHYTRILRHITPDFVHVFAGGKIVESGGKELADELEENGYVKYVGKPEPAAL from the coding sequence ATGGCAACGCTGGAAATCAAGGACCTGCACGCCTCGGTGACCACCGAGGAAGGCGCCAAGGAGATCCTCAAGGGCGTCAACCTGACCATCAAGTCGGGCGAGACCCATGCGATCATGGGCCCGAACGGCTCGGGCAAGTCCACGCTGTCCTACGCCATCGCGGGTCACCCCAAGTACCAGGTGACCTCCGGCGAGGTGCTCCTCGACGGCGAGAACGTCCTCGAGATGAGCGTCGACGAGCGCGCCCGCGCCGGCCTCTTCCTGGCCATGCAGTACCCGGTCGAGGTGCCCGGCGTGTCCATGTCCAACTTCCTCCGCACCGCGGCCACCGCGGTCCGTGGCGAGGCCCCCAAGCTGCGCCACTGGGTCAAGGAGGTCAAGGAGGAGATGGGCAAGCTCGAGATCTCGCAGGAGTTCGCCGAGCGCTCGGTCAACGAGGGCTTCTCCGGCGGCGAGAAGAAGCGCCACGAGATCCTGCAGCTGGCGCTGCTCAAGCCGAAGTTCGCCATCCTCGACGAGACCGACTCCGGCCTCGACGTCGACGCGCTGCGGATCGTCTCGCAGGGCGTCAACGAGTACAAGGCCAACGGCGAGGTCGGCGTCATGCTGATCACGCACTACACCCGGATCCTGCGGCACATCACGCCGGACTTCGTGCACGTCTTCGCCGGCGGCAAGATCGTCGAGTCGGGCGGCAAGGAGTTGGCGGACGAGCTGGAGGAGAACGGCTACGTCAAGTACGTGGGCAAGCCCGAGCCCGCCGCGCTCTGA
- a CDS encoding class I SAM-dependent methyltransferase: MTAAYDDFAEAYTAENENSLMNAYYERPATLALVGDAAGRRILDAGCGSGPLSAALREQGAVVTGIDQSAEMLAHARRRLGDGADLRVADLAGPLPFADGEFDDVIASLVLHYLRDWDPVLAELRRVLKPGGRLIASVNHPMMVNLTHRHEGPRPDYFESYTWTDEFELHGRKARMTFWNKPLHAMTDAFTAAGFRIAVISEPHPVPPARELFPGDFEILDTFPSFLFFVLEAE; the protein is encoded by the coding sequence ATGACTGCCGCATACGACGACTTCGCCGAGGCGTACACGGCCGAGAACGAAAACAGCCTGATGAACGCCTATTACGAACGGCCCGCGACCCTGGCGCTGGTCGGCGACGCGGCCGGACGGCGGATCCTCGACGCCGGCTGTGGCTCCGGCCCGCTGTCCGCGGCGCTGCGGGAGCAGGGCGCGGTCGTGACCGGGATCGACCAGAGCGCCGAAATGCTGGCGCACGCCCGGCGGCGGCTCGGCGACGGCGCGGACCTGCGGGTCGCCGACCTGGCCGGCCCACTGCCCTTCGCCGACGGAGAGTTCGACGACGTCATCGCGTCCCTGGTGCTGCACTACCTGCGGGACTGGGACCCGGTGCTCGCCGAGCTGCGGCGCGTCCTGAAACCCGGCGGCCGCCTCATCGCCTCGGTCAACCACCCGATGATGGTCAACCTGACGCACCGCCACGAGGGGCCCCGGCCCGACTACTTCGAGTCCTACACCTGGACCGACGAGTTCGAGCTCCACGGTCGGAAAGCCCGGATGACCTTCTGGAACAAGCCGCTGCACGCGATGACGGACGCCTTCACCGCGGCGGGTTTCCGGATCGCCGTCATCAGCGAACCGCACCCCGTGCCGCCCGCCCGCGAGCTGTTCCCCGGCGACTTCGAAATCCTTGACACCTTCCCGAGCTTCCTCTTCTTCGTCCTGGAAGCCGAATAG